CCAATTTTCATAGGTATCCAAATTTACTAATAGCGAATTGATGAGCAAATCATCAATATGATCAGCCCCTAGATATGAATTAATTGTATGTGAATTAACGGTTATTGTCGTCAATATCACACTGAATAACGATGAAGTTGTGATCTAGATTCTCTCTGGTGAAGAGCCTTTAAGGATAGTGACTGGCAATTCAGTGGATTTGGTCATACCGATAATAAATCTGTCCCATTCGCCACACTAATATTCCATGACCATAATCAATATTAGAGTCAAATACTAACCATATTGAAGGAAATAAAATTTGATCCACCAGCAATATAACCACATTGATAATAAAAAGAACTGCTGCGTATATCACTGTTTTTACATATTGAAATTGCTAATATTAGCGCAATGTTATTAAGCCCACGACACTATGAATCATAAAAAAAAACTACCAGTCTCAAACCGTCGTTTTTGGATCGAACGGATCAGTAAAACGTCATTAAGAGCACTGCATATTATCGGTATAGTGGGCAGTGGCGGCGGTATTATCTTTAATCTTGAATTATCTCTATGGCTTAATTATTGGATTATCGCGATTACATCTGGCGTACTGCTAATGAGTTGGGAAATCATTAGAGATTGGCGCTGGTTAATCCAACTCAAAGGAGTATTAACCTTATTTAAAATCATATTGTTAGGATTTTTTATTCAAATAAGCCAATGCCATTCTGAATTAATCATCTTTATTATTTTATTATCTGTTATTGTATCTCATGGACCCGCCGGATTGCGGCATTATTCGATAGTGCACCGGAAGGTGATTCAGAGTAAAAAAGAAATAAAAGGCTAATACCCAACTATAAATGACTTTAAGGACATGGGATGTTCCCTTACCCAGATCAATATCGCATAGCAATGCCGCCAATGACGACCGCTTTTATGGTGGCGTGGGCAATAGTGACTCACGCCATTTTTGCTGATGCTAGTCCATTTTCGCTTTATCCTCTGCTGGTGCTGTTTCCCGCAGTGATCGCCACACACCTGTATTTAATTTGGTTAGCAAAAGGCATGAGTCGACTTGATCAATGTTTTTATGCATTAGTGCATATCCCGCTCGCATTTGTCGTGTGGACGTTTACCATAATGCACGTTAACGGCAATGCATTCTCTTAAGTCGCCACTTCTCAGTACCATTCTATACTTGCACATCATAAGCCCTAACGGTATCTTTGCCGCGAATTGACTCACGAGAGCAACTATGGCTGATTTCATATACAACCCACCCACCAGCCCTTGGCTGGATATTTTGTATCAAGATAAAGATATTCTGGTCGCAAACAAACCCTCTGGACTGTTATCGGTACCGGGAAGAGAAGCCATTTATCATGACAGTATTTATGCGCGGGTTTTAGCTGAACACCCTCATGCCCAAATTGTACATCGCCTAGATATGGCAACCTCTGGGGTGATTGTCGTCGCACTTAGACGCAGTGCAGAGCGCGAATTAAAACGTCAATTTCGTGATAGAGAAACGGCCAAAACTTATTATGCTCGGGTTGCCGGCCACATGAAGCCTAGTATCACTCAGGTTGATTTACCACTCATTTGCGATTGGCCTAATAGACCCAAGCAAAAAGTCGACCACGCCATTGGCAAACCTTCGGTAACACTTGTCGAAGTTGTCAGTTACGGTGCTAAATCAACGTTAGTAAAACTCACCCCAATTACGGGACGTTCTCATCAACTGAGAGTTCATATGATGGCGTTAGGGCACCCGATCCTTGGCGATGGATTCTATGCCGATCCTTTAGCAAAAAGCTTATCACCTAGGTTACTGCTGCATGCGGCAGCATTATCGATAACTCATCCGTACTCACGACAAGCAATGCATTTTGAAGCAGCCGTCACTTTCATGACGCCAACCGATGAACAGTAAAAATTAAACATTATTAATAAATATGTGGATTGTAGTAGCTATTACGCAATGAAAGTCGTAGATTTATGGCCAATTAATGGTTTGTTAGGCTTAATATCGTGGATAGCTCATTTCATCGTGATGAATTAGATAATCATATTCTTACCGCACTGATGCAAGATGCCAGAACACCTTTTGCGGAACTGGCGAAACGTTTCAATGTCAGTGCAGGGACAATTCATGTTCGCGTTGAAAAAATGAAACAAGCTGGCATTATCACCGGCGCGCAAATTACCGTTAACCCCAAAGCACTGGGTTATGATGTTTGCTGCTTTATTGGCATCAATTTAAAGAGTGCTGGCGATTATCCAGCAGCGATTGCCAAGCTAAATGAATTAGAAGAAGTGGTAGAAGCATATTATACCACTGGTAATTACTCGGTATTTGTAAAGGTAATGTGCCAATCTATCGATGGATTACAGCATGTGCTGATTAACCGTATCCAATCAATTGATGAAATCCAGTCTACTGAAACACTTATTAGCCTTCAAAACCCTATTGTCCGATCGGTAAAGCCCTAAATCATTGAGGGCTTAATCTCTTTCCCCATCTGTATTACCTTCAGAATTGTCAAACGCTACAAGAGCATTCCGTAACCTAAATCACAAACCTACACATACTTATTAACAATTAATTGCCTTTTTTTTAAATCGGAGTGTTACTTTTGTTAATTCTTTGTGCTACAAATGCTGTTGATGCGCCATAGAGTGCAACACATAAGCAGAAATTAATATAAACACCATCACTTAATATACATCGTCTTAAACGATATCCCCTCCACATTGAGTGATGTATAAAACAAGGAAGAAGTTGTGAAGACAAAATTAGCTCTAGCCATTTCGGCTGCACTGATATCAAGTGCGACTTATGCAAATACACAATATAACTCTAACCAAACAGGCTTAGAACTGCTGTCTGCTAAAAACAACAACAAATCAGTTATAAAATCTAACAACGTTGTTGCTCCTCAACGTTATATTGTTGAATTAGAGTCGCCTGCCATTGCAAAATACCAAGGTGGCATTTCTACTTTAGCCTCTACAGCTATTAAAGATAAAAATAGCAAATTAGACGTTCAATCTGCTCCAGTGAAAAGTTACGCATCTCATTTGCAAGCAGAACAAGCTGCATTTACAAAAGCACTTTCAAAAGTGGCTTCAAATGCTAAAGTTGAGCGTCAGTTTAAGACACTATTTAACGGTGTGACCATTGTTGGCCAAGGGTTAACTGTTGAACAGATCATGGCTATTCCAGGGGTTATCTCTGTATACCCTGAAGCAATGTACCAAACAAATATGGATGCTTCACTTGGCATTATTAATAGTGAAGCTATGTGGAATGCTGTTGATGGTATGGAAAATGCTGGTAAAGGTATCCGTGTTGCAATTATTGACGGCGGTATTCGTCCTGAAAACCCAATGTTCTCAGGAGAAGGTTTTACCGCTCCAACTTCTATGATGCCAACCGATGACTATTGTTCAACGGTGGATAGCTCATTCTGTAATGATAAACTGATTGTTGCACGTTGGTCACAACCAACATTTGCGGTATGCCCAGATGAATACATGAGCCCATTAGGCTACGGTGGCCACGGTACTCACGTTGCTGGTACCGCTGTAGGTAACAAAGTAGATACCACTTTCCAAGGTGTTGACGTTACATTATCAGGTGTCGCTCCAGCCGCATATTTAATGGCTTATAAAGCGCTGTATTCTACAGAAGATTGTTCTGGTGGCAGCGGTTCTAACATTATGCTGATGGAAGCATTAGAGCATGCTGTTAATGATGGTGCAGACGTAATCAATAACTCATGGGGTGGTGGAGCCGGTGCAGATCCAGCAAGCAGCCCATATAAAACAATGTTTGAAGCTGCTGAAGCTGCAGGTGTTGTTGTTGTAAGTGCTGCTGGTAATGATGGTAACGCAGCTAAATCAGTTGGTTGTCCTGGTTGTATTGAATCTGGTATCACTGTAGCTAACAGTACTACTGGCCGTTATTTTGCTAACAGCTTCAATGTTGGTGGTGATGATTTATTAGCGGTTCCAGGATCTGATACCATCATTGAGATGGATATTACTGCTCCAGTTATTTCAGCTCTAAATATCGATGCAGAAAACACTGAAGGCTGTGATGCATTTGCCGCTGATTCGTTTAAAGATGGCATTGCATTGATTTCACGTGGTACTTGTAACTTTAGTGATAAAGTAACTAATGCTCAAAACGCTGGTGCTAAAGCGGTTGTGGTTTACAACAATCGTGCTGGTGCTCCAATATCTATGTCAGTTCCAGGCATTACATTCCCTTCTGCTATGATCTCACAAGATGATGCCATGGCAATTATTGATTCAATGGGTGACACTCCGATTCAAGGTACCATTGGTTCTGAAATTAAACGTATTGTCGCAAGCAACCTAGCAGATACAATTAATCAGTCTAGCTCTCGTGGCCCAAATGGTAATGAAAATATTCTTAAGCCTGATCTAGCAGCTCCAGGAACAGATATTTTATCAGCTTTCTCACCAGACGATGGTGGAGAAAACTTTAACATGATTACTGGTACCAGTATGGCCAGCCCACATGTTGCGGGTGCTGCTGCTTTATTAAGCCAATTACATCCAGATTGGTCATCAATTGACATTAAAACAGCATTAACGTCCACATCTACAATTGATGGTATTTTAGATTATGATGCATCAACTCCGGCAACTCCTTTTGATATGGGTGCTGGTCGCATGGATCTTGATGCTGCAGCAAAAGCAGTATTAACATTTGATAAGCCTTCAATTGCAGCAGACTCTTGTGTCGGTATCTGTACATTTACTCGTACGGTTTACAATAAAGGTGATGAAAAATCATCTTGGGCGCTTTCAGCAAGTTCTGATACTGCTGGCCTAATGATTTCCCCATCAACACTTGAACTTGAAGCGGGTGCATCTGCAACCTTTACCGTTACAGTTGACTCTACATTCAGTGAATATGGCGATTGGATCTTTGGTAATGTAATGATCACCAGCACTGAAGGTAAGCAAAACGCTCATCTTCCATTAGCGGTATTAGCTAAAGAGTCTAGTGATTCATCATTAATCTCTACTTATACAACTGATACTGATATTACTGTTGCAGATCCTTTCACTGTAAAATCTGTTGTTAACAATACCATGTTCGAAAATACCGTTACTGTGACAGCCTCAGCTCCTAAGGGCACTAAGCTTACATCGAAAGATGATGTATCTGTTGCTATGAACGGCGCATCGCAAAATGGTCTATCTGTTGATGAGAATACTGGTGTTATCACTTGGGTTGGTTCAATGGACTTGCCTGAAATGGTTACCACAAGTGGTGTAGGCTCATACCCAAGCGTTGCGGCCACAATGTACACACCAGCTTGTCTTGACGGTTGTGATGAAACATCATTTGTATTTAACGTCCCTGCATTTAAATACAATGGTCAAACTTATACTCAAATCACAATGTCTGATAACGGTATAGTTATTCCAGGTAATAGTTCAACTGCTGGTACTTATGCTAATAAAGAACTACCAGATAGCTCAAATCCTAATAATATCGTTGCTCCATTCTGGGCAGATTTTGATTTAAGCGATGGTACAGTTGGTGATACTGGCGGCGGATCTGTTTCTATTGACGTAGTAGGAAATGCTACGACTAGTTGGTTGGTTGTTGAATGGAAAGATGCCCAGCTTTGGAATGATAATTCTGGAGATAAATACAGCTTCAGCGTTTGGTTCCAAACTGGCGATACTGAAGAAGTCACGTTTAACTACTTCGACATTCCAGGAATGCCAGCTAACGTAACCATAGGTGCAGAAAACATCAGCGGTAGCATCGGAACAACTCATTACTATAATGGTGTAGGTTCTGCTGTAACAAATGACGACTATGTAGACGTCAAATCAACAACTGCGGGTAGTGTTGAAATCGGCTATAAAGCTATGGTCACTGAGTTTAGCTTCGGCCAAGCTGATGCGCCATCACTAGATGAAGACACTTCTATGGAAGGTAATGTATTAGATAATGATACTAAACCAGACCAAAAAGTGGCTCGTACTCAAGTAACGGGCGATGGCATGACAGCTAAAGCTCAACGCTTAATTGACGTATCTCCAGCAGGAAAACTAAGTACTGTTGCTCTTGTTGATAACGTGACTAATGGTGAGCTTACTTTGGCCGCTGACGGTTCATTTACTTATACACCAAAAGCAGACTTCACAGGTACAGACACATTCACTTATACATCTACTGATGAAGAAGGGAATCTGAGCACTCCTGCACAAGTTGTTATTACGGTGACTAACGTAAATGACGCTCCTACTGTTGCACCTTCAGGAATGAATAGTGCCGGTGGTTTCGTTGTAACAGCCAAGGCTAATGGTAAAGATATCGATGGTGATGCTTTAACGTATAATTGGGTCCAAACTGGTGGTAAGAGTGTTAACTTTACTAACGGTGGTCCAACAATTAACTTTACGGCTCCTATAGGTAATGACACCTTCACTTTCACTGTAACCGCATCTGACGGCGAACTGACAAGTGCGCCTGGTACTGCAACCATTAATGTCACCAAGGAAGAAGAGAAATCTTCTGGTGGTTCTATGGGTTGGTTAACCGCACTATTACTACCATTAGCTGCATTACGTCGTCGTAAGCACTAATTATTAGTTATCATTAATTTGGCATTGCCAAAATGATATAAAAAAACCAGCTGTATTATTCAGCTGGTTTTTTATTAGTTAAAGAAATTAATCAAATAATATTCTTCACCTTAGCTTGGCTAACATAAGCGACAAGTGAGATAACAACATTTACCTCATATCATATCAAACGGATGATTTTTACTTACAAGGTGTCATAATCCATCGATTACCAACCGATGCAAGTCAATGATAGCGAGCAAGGCTAAAAGTTATTAAATAAACGCTCACTATCCCTAACCCCGATCAACTATTCCTCTTCATCTGATTCATCAGCATGAGCTGAAGCCTCAAACATCTCAATATTGGCTAATTGTCCAAACCAGAAATCTGAACTGACCATCTTAAACTGACGTGATAAGCCTTCACTTGTAACAGATTCTAACTGCCATAATATGCCAGTTGCTTCTGGAAATTGTGTGCCGGTAATTTGATCTTCAAACAATCGATGTAATAACACATCGGGAGATAACCCTGATGCTAAAAGACGTACCATAGATGCATGTAGCGACTGATCAAATATGCTTAAATCGTCTGCATCTGTTGCGGTCACATTAACCGTAAACTCAACGCCGGTAGGCTCAGCAAAGACACCATTAAAAGCTTCTCTCAATAATGCATAAGCACTAAAAAAGCCTTCATGAAGCAAGCAATCAGAATATTCTTCCCACATCCTGTCACCAATCATGTCATTACTTAACTGGTCAATTTTACCTTCTGCTAATTCAGTGAATAAATGAGTTAAGACAATTTTAGCGGCTTCGGTGGCCTCTAAATCATTTAAAGACATCATGCACATTTCTCTAAGTTCAGACTCCTCCATATCATCTAAGCCATCATTTAAGCCCATAATAGCCATCAATTGAAGGTAATCTTTATTTGACCAGGCGTTAGGAATCTTGTTGATTTTACGAAAAGAACCAATTTGAACATTAAATTGTGCTGTCATGGAAACTCCTTCAGGTGAGCATCAAAAATTGACGCACATTACCCAAACTAAAGCCCTGCATGTAAGAGCGCAACACTAGATCGATTTGAAAACAAAAAATGTGAGATAACAATTTACCGATATAAACCTAAGTCACTGATAATAAATGCTTTATTTTATACAAATAACACATTAAGCGTTATATTAAACTTTGTTTATATGGTATTAATTTAGTTAATAATTAAACATCATATTGTGAGTTATTTCTTTGGATTAAATATGAAACAGCCAGAAAGTACGTAATTGTTAGCGATGACAATTAGATGAACAATGAACATTATCAATGAACAACTGACCTACCCGAACCAGATATATCACTGCTACGCTTGCCGTTAATGGCCAAGTCTTATGGCCAACGTTTTAACTTCATTTAAATTTCATCATTCTGCTCATTAGGTGTCCATCAAGCATTATATTGATAGAACAATGTATCGCTATAACAAGCAGTAACGTATTTTTTTTAGCTCTTTATTTGCTCCAGAAAAATAAAATGACCTTTATGTCGATATCTATTTTATTTTTAACTTCTATAACGCGTTCCATTAGTTGATCATCCCAACAGTTAGCGTCGTTATGCTCAGCTCAATTTGAAGTCGCTATCATAATTATCTGAACTCTGAATAGGCAAATGTGAACCTAAGTCGCTATAAAGCAATAATACTCAGGCTTTACAATGAGCTCACAAGCCAGCAATAACGTTTTGCAAGTCAAATTATACTTACTGTCTCGAGGTCGTATACTGGCGTTGCTAAAAGGAAGATTTATGGGTCACTATTGAATTATAGGCATAAAAAAAGCCCCGTTCGATTAAGAACAGGGCTTTAAATAATGGTACCTGAGGTCGGACTCGAACCGACACGCCGCGAAGCAGGGGATTTTGAATCCCCCATGTATACCAATTTCATCACTCAGGCAAAGACTTGTAAACTATATTTAGCTTTGCAAAAAAATCTGCTATGAGCAAATATCTTTGCAAAACTAACCATTAAATTAATCGACTTATGTTGTCACAATTGAGTGTTGGCGATTATACCTTTGCATTTAATAATCGCAAGTACTTTACCTATTATTTCTATAAAAAACACTCAATTGCTCAAAAGTCATTCATAGTGCCAAATAACAATGGCTGATGGTTTTTGTGAGCTAATTAGCAGTTTCACACAAATATAACATTATCACTGCTGAAGATTGATCAAGATCAGTATCACGACAGAGTTTTGACTTTATGATGATCATGATTTCACATTCCAGAGGATAAATATCATGGCATTTTGGTTAGATTTAATGTTTGGTAACGCAATAGGATTACTATCGATGACTGTAATCTTTTGTACCTTTGGAATAATGTCTTATCTAATGTGGATGTTTATTGTGAAGTCTGCACCTACTAAGTGAGTCTCTAACTAGGCTAAGTATTTTACTGCTTATTATTTCATGATCAATATGGATTCTTCCTTGCGAATCATACATTGGCGATAAAACACATGGAGTGTTTTTATGTCAAGTTGGGGGCTATATGGCCCCCATTTTTTTATTTATACCAATCAAATACTGCACAAAATATTAAATTAAGCGGCATGCTTGCGTGATTGAACCAAGCCATTAATAAAATGTGGACGTGTTTTGATTAGATAGGTCATTTCCTCAGCACTCGGCTCACCTGCTGGTAAACGTAATACATCGCGATTTAAATAATTTCGCGCCGGCATCGATATCTTGTATTCTGCCGTTGGTCCTTGAATCGCATAGTGGCGCTCATTTCCAAGCATCTCAAGTATACTGCTATGAACTAGATTTTTAACTGCTAACTCATTTTGCGGCAGGGTTAAAATAGTCTGTCCCTGTAAAAAGAATTCGCGTAACAAGGCTCGTTCTGCCGGATCGAGTAGTTTCACTTTTGCTTCGATGGTTTCTACTGTGCGTTTTTGGCGAAAAAACACAATAGACTCATCAACCACAAAGGCAAAAATTTGACTTAAAAAATACGCGACTCCCATTATTAATCCTAAGCCAATAAACTGACCATATTGATTGACTAGGTGATCTAACGATAAAAACGCCAGTAAATCTTTAGGCGCAAACAGTAAACTAGTACATGTTACAACAACCCATGTCATAGCACTTACGAATAAACGTTTGCTATTAAACAACTTTATTGAACCTACTTTTATTTTCATCATAGCGTACCCGCAGTGTCAGATTTTTGATCATACTGACTTAAAGCAAAATATATGCCATAAAAAACATCACTAACATTATCTTTATTTACACCATTTCAATTCCATATTAGGACATTCAAGCTATGCTTGAATAAAATTCAGAAAGTTGGAATTAACACTAGCGCAACAAGCTGTAAGCTCGTATTTTATATGTCACTCATCATTGATAATTAATCACATTG
The Shewanella vesiculosa DNA segment above includes these coding regions:
- the rluA gene encoding bifunctional tRNA pseudouridine(32) synthase/23S rRNA pseudouridine(746) synthase RluA, whose amino-acid sequence is MADFIYNPPTSPWLDILYQDKDILVANKPSGLLSVPGREAIYHDSIYARVLAEHPHAQIVHRLDMATSGVIVVALRRSAERELKRQFRDRETAKTYYARVAGHMKPSITQVDLPLICDWPNRPKQKVDHAIGKPSVTLVEVVSYGAKSTLVKLTPITGRSHQLRVHMMALGHPILGDGFYADPLAKSLSPRLLLHAAALSITHPYSRQAMHFEAAVTFMTPTDEQ
- the asnC gene encoding transcriptional regulator AsnC, whose amino-acid sequence is MDSSFHRDELDNHILTALMQDARTPFAELAKRFNVSAGTIHVRVEKMKQAGIITGAQITVNPKALGYDVCCFIGINLKSAGDYPAAIAKLNELEEVVEAYYTTGNYSVFVKVMCQSIDGLQHVLINRIQSIDEIQSTETLISLQNPIVRSVKP
- a CDS encoding S8 family serine peptidase — its product is MKTKLALAISAALISSATYANTQYNSNQTGLELLSAKNNNKSVIKSNNVVAPQRYIVELESPAIAKYQGGISTLASTAIKDKNSKLDVQSAPVKSYASHLQAEQAAFTKALSKVASNAKVERQFKTLFNGVTIVGQGLTVEQIMAIPGVISVYPEAMYQTNMDASLGIINSEAMWNAVDGMENAGKGIRVAIIDGGIRPENPMFSGEGFTAPTSMMPTDDYCSTVDSSFCNDKLIVARWSQPTFAVCPDEYMSPLGYGGHGTHVAGTAVGNKVDTTFQGVDVTLSGVAPAAYLMAYKALYSTEDCSGGSGSNIMLMEALEHAVNDGADVINNSWGGGAGADPASSPYKTMFEAAEAAGVVVVSAAGNDGNAAKSVGCPGCIESGITVANSTTGRYFANSFNVGGDDLLAVPGSDTIIEMDITAPVISALNIDAENTEGCDAFAADSFKDGIALISRGTCNFSDKVTNAQNAGAKAVVVYNNRAGAPISMSVPGITFPSAMISQDDAMAIIDSMGDTPIQGTIGSEIKRIVASNLADTINQSSSRGPNGNENILKPDLAAPGTDILSAFSPDDGGENFNMITGTSMASPHVAGAAALLSQLHPDWSSIDIKTALTSTSTIDGILDYDASTPATPFDMGAGRMDLDAAAKAVLTFDKPSIAADSCVGICTFTRTVYNKGDEKSSWALSASSDTAGLMISPSTLELEAGASATFTVTVDSTFSEYGDWIFGNVMITSTEGKQNAHLPLAVLAKESSDSSLISTYTTDTDITVADPFTVKSVVNNTMFENTVTVTASAPKGTKLTSKDDVSVAMNGASQNGLSVDENTGVITWVGSMDLPEMVTTSGVGSYPSVAATMYTPACLDGCDETSFVFNVPAFKYNGQTYTQITMSDNGIVIPGNSSTAGTYANKELPDSSNPNNIVAPFWADFDLSDGTVGDTGGGSVSIDVVGNATTSWLVVEWKDAQLWNDNSGDKYSFSVWFQTGDTEEVTFNYFDIPGMPANVTIGAENISGSIGTTHYYNGVGSAVTNDDYVDVKSTTAGSVEIGYKAMVTEFSFGQADAPSLDEDTSMEGNVLDNDTKPDQKVARTQVTGDGMTAKAQRLIDVSPAGKLSTVALVDNVTNGELTLAADGSFTYTPKADFTGTDTFTYTSTDEEGNLSTPAQVVITVTNVNDAPTVAPSGMNSAGGFVVTAKANGKDIDGDALTYNWVQTGGKSVNFTNGGPTINFTAPIGNDTFTFTVTASDGELTSAPGTATINVTKEEEKSSGGSMGWLTALLLPLAALRRRKH
- a CDS encoding DUF3149 domain-containing protein; amino-acid sequence: MAFWLDLMFGNAIGLLSMTVIFCTFGIMSYLMWMFIVKSAPTK
- a CDS encoding superinfection exclusion B family protein — translated: MMKIKVGSIKLFNSKRLFVSAMTWVVVTCTSLLFAPKDLLAFLSLDHLVNQYGQFIGLGLIMGVAYFLSQIFAFVVDESIVFFRQKRTVETIEAKVKLLDPAERALLREFFLQGQTILTLPQNELAVKNLVHSSILEMLGNERHYAIQGPTAEYKISMPARNYLNRDVLRLPAGEPSAEEMTYLIKTRPHFINGLVQSRKHAA